The DNA region TCCAACATGACCACCAGGGGCGAGCCTCAGGAGGTTCAGTTTGTTCACGTTCTGCAGAGTGATGCCTgcataataaagaataataatttttaaaaaactcagGGTTATACAGAGCCTTATTGGTTCttgtaaaaatatttgcatttattaaaaaaaacattagcttATTACCAATGAAGCCACACAATTCAGAAGACTACATCAAGCAAGATAGGATTCATTATACATTAGATGTAACACCTACATAAATACAGAGTTGTGCTGTGACTGGGGCCTAAAAGATAAGTCTTACTGCTTATGTCACtactttgtccttttttttcacatcttaATTAAAATTTGTAAAACCTACTGCAGTACTCATTTGGATAATGTTCTGTATGTTATGTATCCTTTTTAACAGTAATGAATTTTTCTTTTGAACAAACCTGGGATATTTCTGAAGGCTTTTGTGACACCGGCGTCTTGGTTGTAGATGATGCACGGCCCTCTGCGTTGAATGCGTCTGCGATTCCTCATCTTACCCTTACCGGCACGCATGCGCTGAGAGGAGTACACCTGAGAAAAGAATATTTACAATGTTAGTTCAATACAGTATTTGAATGAAGAAACCTGCGAGTGTATTAAATATATGGCTCAGTTGAGTGTTTGGCAGGGAAACAGAGTCTGAGGTTTTAATACCACACTACACAACATATATATGAATCAGATAACAGATGCTTGGCAATGGCATGTTCCTCAGTCATGCTTCACTCAACATGTACTGCAACAATCTTTGGCTCTTGTGCCATGTTTTGGGGATTTTTCAGTCTTCAGTCTCTTATTTAAATGAGTGAAACTTGTTTGAGGGATTACCTCTAAACCTGAAGAGACTAAAATGTAGACCATGATTCCTACACTGTTCCTACAACAGGGATATAACACAATCCCAATGCCCAATCTACAGACCAAAGAAGCTGAAACTCTACAAGTTTAGATTACCTTCTTGATGTCATTCCAGGCTTTAAGCTTCTTCAGCAGGAGCACTGCCTCCTTGGTCTTCTTGTAGCCCTCAACTTTGTCTTCAACCACCAGTGGGACCTCTGGGATTTCCTCAATGCGGTGTCCTAGTAGACAATATCATGTTAACcaagatacacacatacacacacaaactcttgTGACTATCAAAGACTACAAAGTGTTACCGGAGCTTGCTCAGAATTTATTACACATCAATGCCCGATGACAGCTTAACGACAGCAGGCAACTGTCACTGTTCACAGGGTCAGACGCAAATTACACCATCATGGCAAGTCAAATGTTATGCAGTacttaaaaatgttgatactacAGGACTGTTGGAATTGCTTTATATTCCTTAAAAGTATCCACATATGTTTAGTCCTACATGGATGGATATGCTTCTTTATAGGAACTTACCCTTGGACATCACAAGTGCAGGAATGGCAGAGGCAGCCAGGGCAGAGCAGATGGCATAGCGCTTCTGGGTTGTGTTGATTCTGCGGTGCCAACGGCGCCAGGTCTTAGTGGGGGCAAACATACGACCTCCGCGACACATCTAGAGCAAAGTCAAGGAGTTTTCACCAATACTGAAGTAATATTGAGTACAAACTACCTGCTCAGACTCAAAGTTCGTCAATCAACTGCACCAGCATATGACAGCAGGCATTCTGTCACTGGACACAGAGTCGGACGCAAATTACACCATCACAGCAAGTCTGAAGATTTAAGTTTGCCTTCGCatataatgtgtataaaaaGGGGAGAATAATTTGTAACAGTGTAAATTCTGGTAAAAAGGATACATTTCCAAAAGCACCCTGGCCAGAGCGGTGAGTACCACCACCCCTCACACGAGGGATACGGGCCACAGCTCTTCCTGTACCCCAGGACTCCGCACTGGTCTGGTGGCCTAGAATATAAACAGACAATTAAAATTACACACAAAGCACATAAACTTagtaaatcaattaattaaaccAGCTCAGCAACTGTAAAACTATGTTAAACTTAGCGTGCCAGCTGCTGACTTTCATACACATTACACTTATAGCGTATATGTAAAAACTCCTTTATTTGCCCCTTGTGAATTTTTTGATCTAACATGGCTCGTTACATTAATGCAAcgtgttttattattattgtcattattattgttattgttatcattattattattattgttattattattattagcacaCTGCATACTATTTACACTAAATATTTGCAGATTCAAGTTTAATTTTTCATTCaatttaaacctgtagcagctctCCGTGTATTTTAACTATAAATCTCATTTAGAATTGCTgaattttgtgtgtatttttgacTATTATGCACCACGACACCAAGCCAGATTCCTTATATGTGCAAACCCACTTAGCAATAAACCTGGTTCTGATATACTGACCTGCCAGTTCACTGACTGCATAGGGCTGGCGGCTGTTCTTGCGCATGTTGGTGTGAACAAAATTCACAACATCAGGGCGAATTGGAGCCTTGAACACAGCAGGCATGACAACATTCTTGCCTGAGGATTCTCCTTTCTCGGAGTAAACCGAGATCAGGGGTCGGGCACAGGCCTGcagaagaaaaatgaacattatTAATCATTAGGCAGATATGTTGGATTTGAGACGGTAATGTATACTCAATACAATGCAGTATTTCCTTAAGACGCTGAAGTTAGCTTCAAATTCTGGGTTTAAggaaaagttaagggaaacatgacattttttctCCACCATTTTCACTAACGAAAACAGAAGAAAGGGCAATTTCAATAatatttctccatccagaccatattatagcagttttttttcagttttgacaAATACAATATAGGTTTCACAAATCTATGTCTTAATGAGTCTCGGGAGTCTTGTTCATCTtgtccagatttgacaagtcaaaaGTATAGTGATTTTGATCtggatgagggaaaaaaaaaccagacAGATCGCCCTTTTAATTTCCCCCTAACATGTGCATGCATAGCAAACTGTACTAACTTTAAAGCCAGGCTGACTTAAAATAACCCTACACTGCTTGACAAATTAACTGCATCTCGCGTTGGTTGGCATAATCAAAGAAATAATGCTTCTCAGTCACTATGATTGAAACAAATTAATCGCTAATCTTCGGGTATCGGTCTTACTTAAGCTCGATTCCGCTAGCATGACTTAGCTAACAAATCTGTCACATTACCTCGACCCCTCATAGCACAAGTACATTAAGAACATAAATGCACTCAATTGACCGGAGTATAATCTACGGCGAAGGAAAAGATTAATAAAATTTACTTCGCGACATCTTCCTCCTGCTATAATGACGAGACAATCACACGTGTAACCGAGTTGAACTAACGCTGCTCGTCCAAAATGGCTCCTCGTGTTAGCTTTGCTAGCCGGTAGCTTTCCAACTCACTGCTTTATAATATATGAACTTAGGCTTTCGCAGGGCACAAAACACGGCCGTATTTCTCAAGTACAACGAATGGTGTAAACCTAAACATTATATAGCATGTTAACAACGATATTGATgacatttctcaccattttcGTTATTTAGTTTTCGGCTCGCCGGGAACCACGCTCCTCACGCTATGGCGGCCACAGTAAAAAGGAAGTTAGTGAATTGTCTCAAGCGGTTTATGCATCCGCTCGAGGACATACTACTTCCGTTTAGAGCCTTGTTTCGATAATTATGTTGGTTAATTGTAGAGAAATACGCAAGATTAATATtatatgaatgaaaaaacaattactttattaaaattattaaagttactagttttaatgcttttttccCGGGCTAAACAAAACCGCTTCAAAGTTTGGTTGCAGTAGCTGGGACTATTTCTTTATTCCATGTTGGCGAATGAGAAACGTAAGGACCGAACTACTTTCTCAgtagcatttttttctgtacgatattattaaaaatagtTTGATTTTCTCATTTATATTTGCGAGATTATTTATACACTTTTCTGacttcattaattatttttctgatatgtAAACGATAACAATAGTGTGGTGACCTGTGACCTCGTGACGACATCGCTTCAGTGAGCGCGCGACTGTCAAAACATCAATAGTAGCAGCCTAAAGTTCGATCAGTCTGCTAACTTTAAACTCTGTGAATTTACTTTGAATGTTTTGTCCACACCATTTGCTCCGTAACAGGACGCCTGTACTATAATTTTGCGATGGGCTCAAAGGTGATATCCAGCGCTaaggattttttaaatatacttcGGTGAGTTTCCTTTTTTGGTGCAAAATGTTACTAACTTAGCTTTTTTTTAGCTAACGTCAAGGTAACGCCACAAAGTTAAAAGGAAAGGATGTGATTATTTAGCCTTTAGCTTGATTCAGTCTCTCATTGCTTCAGTCCCCACTAACTACTCATCTAGCTGATGTAATGATAatttctgttgtgttgtttgtgatGCGCCGTTTGTAGATCTCTTCAAGATGAGGAAAGCAAAGACTCATGCACGTATGAggtaattacatttaaatgtcGATAACGTTTTGACATTTCCCATTTATACTATAGTTATGATATGAATGTATTGGGTTTCAGGAGGATATCCAAATATTAAAGATGAATGGAGACAGAATTGACGTGCTGAATATGTACTATGGCAATCAGCCAGTCTTCATCTGCGAAAAATATGTGAGTAATGCTAATTCTGTGACTTATTATGAAGATATCCATGTTGCCTGCAAGTCCTAAACAAGTATTACATTGTCTGAAATAAACTGAAGGCCCCAAATCCAATATTTTGAACACTTGGTGCACACTTAGTAGGAATCGTTATAACTTAATTCACCAGCTCTGAGTTTAATTTCAATTTCCATTACTGTGTTTTGCAACAATGCACCATAATAAAAGCAAGTGACATCACTCCAGATCTGTTTTgacattaattcatcatttaaggGCACTTTGTGTACACTTCTTCACtccagtttttattattatttgattttattgtattaaaagATCAAAATAAAGATCAGAATTCAATATACATGCAGATGCTAATATCAgtgctttttttcttcataaaatTAGACTTTGTTAATTGATTCTCTCATTACTGCTCATCATTGTTGaccatatttttatttcttaaattcaCAAGGTTCCAAAAGTAAGTGAACCTGATGATCAACAAGTGACTGAGACTTCAAACTGCGCTGATGATGATACTGATGCTGTTGATGCCGATGCTGATT from Thunnus albacares chromosome 7, fThuAlb1.1, whole genome shotgun sequence includes:
- the LOC122986199 gene encoding 60S ribosomal protein L4-B, with the protein product MACARPLISVYSEKGESSGKNVVMPAVFKAPIRPDVVNFVHTNMRKNSRQPYAVSELAGHQTSAESWGTGRAVARIPRVRGGGTHRSGQGAFGNMCRGGRMFAPTKTWRRWHRRINTTQKRYAICSALAASAIPALVMSKGHRIEEIPEVPLVVEDKVEGYKKTKEAVLLLKKLKAWNDIKKVYSSQRMRAGKGKMRNRRRIQRRGPCIIYNQDAGVTKAFRNIPGITLQNVNKLNLLRLAPGGHVGRFCIWTESAFRKLDELYGTWRKPASLKVGYNLPMHKMTNTDLSRILKSEEIQKALRTPNKKINRRVLKKNPLKNLRIMLKLNPYAKTARRHAILKHDPAIKAKMLKPKKKPGKKGAPAKPKA